Proteins encoded within one genomic window of Candidatus Berkiella cookevillensis:
- the pgeF gene encoding peptidoglycan editing factor PgeF, which yields MNVITPNWPAPNWVSAFTTTREMGLSRKPYDKCNLAHHVGEDVVNVTLNRLRLQQKFNLNPKLTWLNQTHSDRVIELTRPNANYLDADGIWTRKAGLSCIVMTADCLPLLLCDTAGSLVAAIHCGWQGIAKGIIERAIEQIKPHANGELLAWFGPAIGPRAFEVGRDVYDLFVQQDYAANQAFERLKRPGKWLADIYALAKIRLYKLGIDHIFGGDYCTYTDTKHFYSYRKEKITGRMATVITLSPSLRP from the coding sequence ATGAATGTCATCACACCAAATTGGCCAGCTCCGAATTGGGTTAGCGCTTTTACTACAACGCGAGAAATGGGCTTAAGCCGTAAACCATACGATAAATGCAATTTAGCGCATCATGTTGGTGAAGACGTCGTGAATGTGACACTCAATCGTTTGAGATTACAACAAAAATTCAATTTGAACCCTAAATTAACATGGTTAAATCAAACGCACAGTGATCGCGTAATTGAATTAACCAGACCCAATGCAAACTATCTAGATGCAGATGGTATTTGGACACGAAAAGCAGGACTTTCTTGCATTGTCATGACTGCGGATTGTTTACCCTTACTCTTATGTGATACGGCTGGTAGCTTAGTTGCTGCTATTCATTGTGGATGGCAAGGCATTGCTAAAGGCATTATTGAGCGTGCGATTGAACAAATTAAACCTCATGCCAATGGTGAGTTGCTCGCTTGGTTTGGCCCTGCAATTGGACCTCGTGCTTTTGAAGTGGGTAGAGATGTCTATGATTTATTTGTACAACAAGATTATGCTGCAAACCAAGCCTTTGAACGATTGAAAAGGCCGGGTAAATGGCTTGCAGATATTTATGCCCTTGCCAAAATAAGACTTTATAAATTAGGGATTGATCATATTTTTGGTGGGGATTACTGTACCTACACAGATACAAAGCATTTTTATTCTTATCGAAAGGAAAAAATAACAGGGCGTATGGCAACTGTTATTACATTATCTCCTAGTCTTCGCCCATAA
- the rluD gene encoding 23S rRNA pseudouridine(1911/1915/1917) synthase RluD produces the protein MKIQLETEIPIDFKGMRLDAALAKCFPEHSRSKITDWIRAGDVLVDGASAMPKQKVAGAEKIFIKSQLTELSDKAEDLPINVVYADEDIIVIHKPKGCVVHPGAGNWEGTLLNALLFHYPELKLLPRAGIVHRLDKDTTGLMVVARSQLAYHQLVADLKDRKLSRHYYALVKGELISGGTLSYPMGRSRQNRLKMTVAGNGKPAVTHYKVAKRFKGYTLLNVKLETGRTHQIRVHFSHVGHPLIGDPLYKARGILAPNLSEDLRNKIKAFPRPALHAYYLGLTHPATQEAMAWELPIPEDIKTMLKELGDECHHTKLASSELG, from the coding sequence ATGAAAATTCAGCTTGAAACAGAAATACCTATAGATTTCAAAGGCATGCGATTAGATGCGGCACTGGCCAAATGTTTTCCTGAACACTCTCGCTCAAAGATCACCGACTGGATTCGCGCAGGAGATGTCTTGGTAGATGGTGCTTCTGCCATGCCAAAGCAAAAAGTTGCAGGCGCTGAAAAAATTTTTATAAAATCTCAGCTAACTGAATTGAGTGACAAAGCCGAAGATTTGCCCATCAATGTTGTCTATGCGGATGAAGACATTATCGTTATCCATAAGCCCAAAGGCTGTGTCGTACACCCAGGCGCAGGGAATTGGGAAGGAACTTTGCTTAATGCACTGTTGTTTCATTATCCTGAATTAAAACTATTGCCACGCGCAGGCATTGTTCATCGTTTAGATAAAGACACGACAGGTCTCATGGTTGTAGCAAGAAGTCAGCTTGCCTACCATCAGCTTGTTGCCGATTTAAAAGATAGAAAATTAAGTCGACATTACTATGCTTTGGTAAAAGGCGAATTGATCAGCGGTGGAACCCTTTCTTATCCTATGGGGCGTAGTCGACAAAATCGTCTTAAAATGACAGTTGCAGGCAACGGTAAACCCGCTGTTACTCATTACAAAGTAGCTAAGCGCTTCAAGGGGTATACGCTGCTCAATGTTAAATTAGAAACAGGCAGAACACACCAAATTCGCGTGCATTTTTCACATGTTGGTCATCCACTCATTGGTGATCCACTCTATAAAGCCAGAGGCATATTGGCGCCTAATCTAAGCGAAGATCTCAGAAATAAAATTAAAGCCTTTCCAAGACCGGCTTTACATGCTTATTATTTAGGACTAACACATCCAGCAACACAAGAAGCCATGGCGTGGGAGCTTCCCATTCCAGAAGATATAAAAACAATGCTTAAGGAGTTAGGAGATGAATGTCATCACACCAAATTGGCCAGCTCCGAATTGGGTTAG